A genomic region of Metopolophium dirhodum isolate CAU chromosome 1, ASM1992520v1, whole genome shotgun sequence contains the following coding sequences:
- the LOC132937340 gene encoding putative nuclease HARBI1 encodes MATPDSYRSICEKFDVGRATALRCIRRVIVALEILAPAFKTWPSEEKAEEIKNGFFSTSTFPNVLGAIDGTHINIPAPHDHQEAYVNRKGHRSIQLQAVCDNKCRFIHCYAGNVGSVHDLQVFRLSELKNYLDDPTKFPSNTHLIGDAAYTLHEHLLVPYRDNGHLTQKQKNFNFCHSSARMAIERSFGFLKRRFRSLLTTLDMKRVDLIPTYIIACCVLHNICLFKDDEFPDLHETPPVDDNVQARGELVAINRQGAIKRDNICDQLPLRHI; translated from the exons ATGGCTACTCCGGACTCTTACAG atcaATTTGTGAAAAATTTGATGTGGGGCGGGCAACTGCATTAAGATGTATCAGAAGAGTCATTGTTGCTTTGGAAATTTTGGCACCAGCTTTCAAAACTTGGCCAAGCGAGGAAAAAGctgaggaaattaaaaatggatttttttctACCAGCACTTTTCCAAATGTGCTTGGTGCAATTGATGGGACACATATTAACATTCCTGCACCTCATGACCATCAAGAAGCTTATGTTAATAGAAAAGGACACCGTTCAATTCAATTACaa GCCGTGTGTGATAATAAATGTCGTTTTATTCATTGCTATGCTGGGAATGTTGGTTCAGTACACGACCTACAGGTTTTCAGGTTATCTGAACTGAAAAATTACCTTGATGACCCAACTAAATTTCCTAGTAACACTCATTTGATTGGTGATGCCGCTTATACATTACATGAACATTTACTAGTACCATACCGTGACAATGGGCACTTAACTCAAAAGCAAAAGAACTTTAACTTTTGTCATTCCTCTGCCAGGATGGCAATTGAACGTTCTTTTGGTTTCCTTAAAAGGCGGTTTCGAAGTCTTCTGACAACCTTAGATATGAAACGTGTCGATCTAATCCCCACATATATTATTGCATGCTgtgttttgcataatatatgtttatttaaagaTGATGAGTTTCCTGATCTACACGAAACACCACCTGTAGATGATAATGTACAAGCTCGTGGAGAGTTGGTTGCAATTAATCGGCAAGGAGCAATTAAGAGGGATAATATTTGTGATCAACTACCTCTTCGACATATATAG